Proteins found in one Salvelinus alpinus chromosome 11, SLU_Salpinus.1, whole genome shotgun sequence genomic segment:
- the LOC139534709 gene encoding tetratricopeptide repeat protein 31-like produces the protein MSERRLAKVTQVEQDPGDIHNMHAVMDFVRVQSHGLNIGYLGLDFVTHEYYSGEDFYDSDYEDHHDRKSYCGFSRNFLSNSSSSCQPTTLRYNQPPKAASKPSPDNPAVRELEVLKDYRKSKVKAEKKRIKKIKQKERRLLEKLEKEQQNPVTEVKLDAESKVNEKCNKTSTSTKGALAQGMQDLSVTDSGDSSGESSDDEESEEESIHSNSEELELDMTSSFVSKAADIAKRQLEQKARSEWKEKKKTSQPKEKPNKERKDIQKNSPVPNTEDIVKRSTELAVIGNQFASGGHFDMAVKYFTDAIKYNPAEFRLFGNRSFCYEKMQDYERALADAELALNMSPGWVKGLYRKGRALAGLKRYDEAAQALKEVLRLDSSCTDAAQELMRVQITQLMGFGFSREQSSNALIIHGNMEKSLEALSKISGILYNGSYPTASVAYPAKVDSVYSTSTTSAFPSAPKPHQAQHSQSLQNRPKTITPTRIMSENFSVETKLYPIWVGNLVPSATEAMIIERFAGAGPIHSIKLLHSRRCAFINYLDPDCCEIALTFHGMELNGSKILVRYPDRNPTHLGIAKDAHKAQDLPSNNTKECFFWRNLGCDRRPNCPYRHIPDHHGVDKGKGKTSAQ, from the exons ATGTCTGAAAGAAGACTCGCGAAGGTTACACAAGTGGAGCAGG ACCCCGGAGACATCCACAATATG CATGCCGTAATGGATTTTGTAAGAGTACAGTCTCATGGGCTAAACATTGGATATCTTG GTTTGGATTTTGTAACCCATGAATATTACTCGGGTGAAGACTTTTATGACAGCGATTATGAAGATCACCATGATAGAAAGTCATACTGTGGATTTTCCAGAAACTTCTTATCTAACTCGAGCTCTTCATGCCAACCCACCACTCTGCGTTACAATCAACCACCTAAAGCAGCCTCTAAACCATCTCCAGATAAT CCTGCCGTGAGAGAACTTGAGGTATTGAAAGACTACCGAAAGAGCAAAGTCAAGGCTGAGAAGAAGCGGATTAAGAAAATT aaacaaaaagaaagaAGACTGCTTGAGAAGTTGGAGAAAGAACAACAGAACCCAGTGACAGAAGTCAAG CTTGATGCAGAGAGTAAAGTAAATGAGAAGTGTAACAAGACTAGTACCAGCACTAAAGGGGCTCTCGCTCAGGGCATGCAGGACTTGTCTGTCACGGATAGCGGAGACAGCAGCGGAGAGTCCAGCGACGAtgaggagagtgaagaggagaGCATACACAGCAACTCAGAG GAACTGGAACTAGATATGACCAGCAGTTTTGTATCCAAGGCTGCTGATATAGCAAAGCGTCAACTGGAACAGAAGGCTAGGTCAGAATGGAAGGAGAAAAAGAAAACCAGTCAACCGAAGGAGAAACCAAATAAAGAAAGGAAAGATATACAAAAG AATTCTCCTGTACCCAACACCGAGGATATAGTTAAAAGGAGTACAGAGCTGGCTG TAATTGGTAATCAGTTTGCCAGCGGTGGACATTTTGACATGGCTGTTAAGTATTTTACAGATGCAATTAAGTACAACCCTGCAGAGTTTAG GCTGTTTGGCAACCGGTCGTTCTGTTATGAGAAGATGCAGGACTATGAGAGAGCCCTGGCTGATGCGGAGTTAGCACTCAACATGAGTCCTGGCTGGGTCAAAGGCCTCTACAGAAAAGGCAGAGCTCTTGCAGGGCTGAAG AGATACGATGAAGCCGCCCAGGCCTTAAAGGAAGTTTTGCGGTTGGACAGTTCCTGTACAGATGCCGCCCAGGAACTTATGAGGGTCCAGATAACACAGCTAATG GGGTTTGGCTTTTCTCGGGAACAGAGCTCAAATGCCTTAATAATTCACGGGAACATGGAGAAATCCCTTGAGGCACTGTCCAAAATATCTG GAATCCTCTATAATGGCAGTTATCCAACTGCAAGTGTTGCCTATCCTGCCAAAGTGGACAGTGTCTACAGCACCTCTACAACATCAGCGTTCCCGTCAGCCCCAAAACCTCATCAGGCCCAGCATTCACAAAGCCTTCAGAACAGACCCAAGACCATCACCCCCACAAGGATCATGTCGGAAAACTTTTCTGTTGAAAC TAAATTATACCCCATTTGGGTTGGAAACTTGGTCCCTTCAGCAACAGAGGCTATGATTATAGAGAGATTTGCAGG AGCTGGGCCAATCCATAGTATTAAACTTCTGCATTCTAGACGATGTGCTTTTATTAACTACTTGGACCCAGACTGTTGTGAGATTGCTTTGACTTTTCAT GGGATGGAGCTCAATGGGTCCAAGATCTTAGTGCGCTACCCTGACAGGAACCCAACACACCTGGGCATAGCCAAGGACGCCCATAAAGCTCAGGACCTGCCTTCCAATAACAC AAAGGAGTGCTTCTTCTGGAGGAACCTGGGCTGCGACAGGAGGCCGAACTGCCCCTACAGGCACATCCCAGACCACCATGGCGTTGACAAGGGCAAGGGCAAGACCTCAGCCCAGTGA